A genome region from Coffea arabica cultivar ET-39 chromosome 7e, Coffea Arabica ET-39 HiFi, whole genome shotgun sequence includes the following:
- the LOC113702503 gene encoding transcription factor MYB1: protein MRNTDGLRKGAWTEEEDILLRKCMEKYGEGKWHQVPVRAGLNRCRKSCRLRWLNYLRPDIKRGDFASDEVDLLIRLQKLLGNRWSLIAGRLPGRTANDVKNYWNTHLIKKMAFRRQPDEKGQAGNTNYTTKPRASNIVKPRPWTFSKNASWLRGKATTTTTTTASSSTEIPTIRTTTNAQGLKDSPPTSHPTIEKDDDNNMQWWDNLFLDEEGGEGTPLGFDASGEDNVTSLWFEELSQMVFKEGDIWTQENQNGSGYSSTDADLWDFQISDHQTMQ, encoded by the exons ATGCGTAACACTGACGGACTAAGAAAAGGTGCATGGACTGAAGAAGAAGACATCCTTTTAAGAAAGTGCATGGAGAAGTATGGTGAAGGAAAGTGGCATCAAGTTCCAGTTCGGGCAG GGTTAAATAGGTGCCGCAAAAGTTGTAGACTACGGTGGCTCAACTATCTCAGGCCAGATATAAAGCGAGGAGACTTCGCTTCTGATGAAGTCGATCTTCTCATCAGGCTTCAAAAGCTGTTGGGCAACAG ATGGTCACTAATTGCCGGTAGACTTCCTGGAAGAACTGCAAATGATGTGAAAAATTACTGGAACACCCATTTAATAAAGAAGATGGCTTTCAGAAGACAACCAGATGAAAAGGGCCAGGCCGGTAACACAAACTACACCACAAAACCTAGGGCAAGCAACATAGTGAAGCCTCGTCCTTGGACCTTCTCCAAAAATGCATCTTGGTTGAGGGGAAAAGCAACAACAACGACGACAACGACAGCATCAAGCAGCACAGAAATTCCTACTATACGGACAACAACGAATGCTCAGGGTCTCAAGGATTCACCTCCGACTTCACACCCAACAATAGAGAAGGATGATGACAACAACATGCAGTGGTGGGACAACTTGTTTCTTGACGAAGAGGGAGGTGAAGGAACCCCGTTGGGATTTGATGCCTCGGGGGAGGACAACGTAACTAGTTTATGGTTCGAAGAATTGTCCCAGATGGTATTTAAGGAGGGTGATATTTGGACGCAGGAAAATCAAAATGGCTCGGGTTACAGCTCTACTGATGCAGACTTGtgggattttcaaatttctgaTCACCAAACCATGCAATAG